Below is a genomic region from Streptomyces sp. NBC_00461.
GCGGTGGCGCCGGTGGCCAACTGCGTGAAGCTGCCCGAGCACGTGCGCACGCAGGACGCGGCGCTGGTGGAACCCCTGTCGTGTGCCGTCCGCGGCTACGACGTGCTGCGCTCCCGCCTGGGCGCCCACGTGCTGATCTACGGCTCGGGGACCATGGGCCTGATGATGCTGGAGCTGGCCAAGCGCACGGGCGCGGCGAGTGTGGACGTGGTGGACCTGAATCCGGCCCGCCTGGAGACGGCGGGCCGGCTGGGAGTCTCGGCGTCGGCGGCCAGTGCCGACGAGCTGGAACGGCCGCAGGGCTGGGACGTCGTCATCGACGCCACCGGCAACGCGGCGGCGATCCAGGACGGCCTGGAGCGGGTGGCGAAGGCCGGCACGTTCCTGCAGTTCGGGGTCGCGGACTACGCGACGCGCGTGACGATCGACCCGTACCGCATCTACAACCAGGAGATCACCATCACCGGTTCGATGGCCGTCCTGCATAGTTTCGAACGGGCGGCCGAACTGTTCGCGAACGGTGTCCTCGACCCCGAGGTGTTCATCAGCGACCGGATCCCGCTGGAGCGTTACCCGCAGGCGCTGGACCAGTTCGCGTCCGGGGTGGGCCGCAAGATCGTGGTGGTGCCATAGGGTTTCCGCCCCCGCCGCCCTTACCCGTCCCGACCCGGGGCCGGCCCCCGGACCCCCGCTCCTCAAACGCCGGAGGGGCTGAATTCAGCTCGGCCAAATCCAGCCCGTCCGGCGTTTGAGGACGAGGCCGTTCAGGCCGAAGCGGGGGTCTGGGGGCGGCGGCCCCCAGGGGACGGGCAAGCCCCGGCGAATTGGCCGCTTGGTAAGGGAACGGTAAAGCGGCCTCGCTCGTTCACCCGGCATG
It encodes:
- a CDS encoding zinc-dependent alcohol dehydrogenase family protein translates to MKAAVIESVGRAVVTEVPDPTPGPREVVVEVAACGLCGTDLHILQGEFAPKLPIVPGHEFAGQVVGVGTQVTEIAVGDRVAVDPSLYCYECRHCRTGHNNLCERWAAIGVTTAGGAAQFAVAPVANCVKLPEHVRTQDAALVEPLSCAVRGYDVLRSRLGAHVLIYGSGTMGLMMLELAKRTGAASVDVVDLNPARLETAGRLGVSASAASADELERPQGWDVVIDATGNAAAIQDGLERVAKAGTFLQFGVADYATRVTIDPYRIYNQEITITGSMAVLHSFERAAELFANGVLDPEVFISDRIPLERYPQALDQFASGVGRKIVVVP